One window from the genome of Spiractinospora alimapuensis encodes:
- a CDS encoding SDR family oxidoreductase, with protein sequence MTSPVLVTGAAGKTGRAVIEALRARDLPTRALVRRPEQADAARAAGATEVRVGDMRDRDDVAEALRGTTGVYHIAPNMSGAEVAIGEALIGAAQATGVRRVVYHSVLRPQIRAMPHHWDKLLVEAALFETGMDVTVLQPGPYTQNLLEGLDRVREHGELRVPYRVDAPFGMVDLRDVAEVAARCLAEERYRGGTYELVGPEAVTAESVARDLGATLGRDVRAVRIDPADWAATARSRAVPEHVVTALAAMFSYYDAYGLPGNGRVLTALLGHAGTSVSDVFARELTKP encoded by the coding sequence GTGACGTCGCCGGTACTGGTCACAGGTGCGGCCGGCAAGACCGGCCGCGCCGTCATCGAGGCGTTGCGCGCCCGGGATCTGCCGACGCGGGCCCTCGTCCGCCGACCCGAGCAGGCGGACGCCGCCCGCGCGGCCGGCGCCACCGAAGTGCGCGTCGGCGACATGCGTGACCGCGACGACGTCGCCGAGGCGTTGCGCGGCACGACGGGCGTCTACCACATCGCGCCGAACATGAGCGGCGCCGAGGTCGCGATCGGCGAGGCGTTGATCGGCGCGGCCCAGGCGACGGGTGTGCGTCGGGTGGTCTACCACTCGGTGCTGCGCCCCCAGATCCGAGCGATGCCCCACCACTGGGACAAACTCCTGGTGGAGGCGGCGTTGTTCGAGACGGGGATGGACGTCACCGTCCTCCAGCCGGGCCCCTACACGCAGAACCTGCTGGAGGGCCTGGACAGGGTGCGGGAGCACGGCGAGTTGCGGGTTCCCTACCGGGTCGACGCCCCGTTCGGGATGGTCGACCTCAGGGACGTCGCGGAGGTCGCGGCTCGGTGCCTGGCGGAGGAGCGCTACCGAGGCGGCACCTACGAACTGGTGGGGCCGGAGGCGGTGACCGCCGAGTCCGTCGCCCGTGACCTGGGGGCGACCCTGGGCCGGGACGTGCGCGCCGTGCGGATCGACCCCGCCGACTGGGCCGCCACCGCGCGGTCCCGCGCGGTCCCCGAGCATGTCGTGACGGCGCTCGCCGCCATGTTCTCCTACTACGACGCGTACGGCCTGCCCGGCAACGGCCGTGTCCTGACCGCTCTCCTGGGACACGCGGGAACGTCGGTCTCGGATGTGTTCGCCCGGGAACTCACGAAGCCGTGA